The following proteins come from a genomic window of Companilactobacillus pabuli:
- a CDS encoding RNA-binding protein — MDDKNTIIGGGYFRPEEKPFIDKISDILLRAQTMYTPQLTDFLNLREQTILNNLINKYDDLYVHYFGGFRNSERVRGIIAPDYFVPQDSDFEIAMYEIRYPEKFANLHHGQILGSLTGSGVERDRFGDIITDGENWQFFVFNSMSDYIEEQVKKIGPYKIHLIKKDFSEVLLPKDESIDETILVQSLRLDSIIATAYDLSRQNAKALVDHGKVQINWVVNKNASAFIAITDTLSVRGFGRIRINDIMGRSKNSKYILLVNIFKK, encoded by the coding sequence ATGGATGATAAAAATACAATCATTGGCGGCGGCTATTTTCGTCCAGAAGAAAAGCCGTTCATTGATAAAATAAGTGATATTTTATTAAGAGCTCAAACGATGTATACGCCACAATTGACTGATTTTTTGAATCTGCGCGAACAAACAATTTTGAATAACCTGATTAACAAGTATGACGATTTATATGTTCATTACTTTGGAGGTTTTAGAAATTCTGAAAGAGTCAGGGGAATAATTGCTCCTGACTATTTTGTACCGCAAGATTCTGATTTCGAGATTGCTATGTATGAAATACGTTATCCAGAAAAATTTGCTAATTTACATCACGGTCAAATATTAGGCTCATTAACAGGATCAGGCGTAGAACGTGACCGTTTTGGAGATATAATTACCGATGGTGAAAATTGGCAATTTTTTGTATTTAATTCGATGAGCGATTACATTGAGGAACAAGTGAAAAAGATTGGTCCTTACAAGATTCATTTGATTAAAAAAGATTTTTCTGAGGTTCTTTTGCCAAAAGATGAGTCAATTGATGAAACGATCCTTGTACAGTCATTGCGATTGGATTCAATTATTGCAACGGCCTATGACTTGTCTCGACAAAATGCTAAGGCCTTAGTAGATCATGGTAAGGTCCAAATTAATTGGGTCGTCAATAAGAATGCGTCTGCGTTTATTGCCATTACTGATACTCTTAGTGTTAGGGGCTTTGGTCGTATTCGAATCAATGATATTATGGGTCGATCAAAGAACAGCAAGTATATCCTACTTGTTAATATCTTTAAGAAATAG
- the ileS gene encoding isoleucine--tRNA ligase — translation MRVKDTLNLGKTKFPMRGNLPNKEAEWEKAWEENKIYEKRQKLNEGKPTFELLDGPPFANGDIHMGHALNKISKDIIVRYKSMDGFRSPYVPGWDTHGLPIEQQLAKKGVKRKEMTMSEYRKLCYEFAEGEIKKQMAGFKRLGVSADWDHPYITYQKEFEEAEVKVFGEMVDKGYIYRGKKPVYWSPSSESTLAEAEVEYKDIKSPSIFVAFKVRDGKGVVDDDASFIIWTTTPWTIPSNKAICVNPKFIYAEVNADGKKYVVAQERIQYVQEELGWENVEILKTFKGSELEYVTATHPFYDQESLLILGNHVTLDDGTGLVHTAPGFGADDFVVGMKYKLPVFSPIDAQGKFTDEVPEYQGIFYDDANKLITERMKKNGSLLKLSFFTHSYPHDWRTKKPVIFRATPQWFASIDKFRQQILDAIDKIDFKPAWGKTRLYNMIRDRGDWVISRQRAWGVPLPIFYAENGDPIMTKETVDHVAELFGKYGSNIWFERDAKDLLPEGYTNAGSPNGKFTKETDILDVWFDSGTVHAGVAKTRDNLTFPADLILEGSDQYRGWFNSMLVTSVAAFGEAGYKSILSQGFTLDKNGVKMSKSLGNVIAPSDIERQFGAEIIRLWVASVDSSSDVSVSVDSFKQVSETYRKIRNTIRFMLANTTDFDPKTNAVKYDDLRPEDKYIKVKLNNLVKEVLSDYDKYDFADVAKNVVSFIVNEMSTFYLDFAKDVVYIDAEDAHSRRSMQTVIYETVVKLAKLLTPILPHTMEQVWEYLKEPEEFVQLAEMPAVEEIPDEAEIQKDWQVFMDFRDNVLKSLEVARANKLIGKSLEAKVTVHPSDELKAVLDKIDSNFGQLLIVSQFELVDATPENADKYELADVLVQKAEGEVCQRCRMIKTDVGSDSNYPTFCARCAKIVAEEYPETKAEGFDD, via the coding sequence ATGCGAGTAAAAGATACTCTAAACTTAGGTAAAACTAAGTTTCCAATGCGTGGTAACCTTCCAAACAAAGAAGCGGAATGGGAAAAAGCTTGGGAAGAAAACAAAATTTATGAAAAGCGTCAAAAATTAAACGAAGGTAAACCAACTTTCGAACTATTGGATGGTCCTCCATTTGCTAATGGTGACATTCACATGGGACATGCTTTGAACAAAATTTCAAAGGATATCATTGTGCGTTACAAGTCAATGGACGGTTTCCGTTCACCTTACGTTCCTGGTTGGGATACTCATGGTCTTCCAATCGAACAACAACTTGCTAAAAAAGGTGTTAAACGTAAGGAAATGACAATGAGCGAATATCGTAAATTGTGTTACGAATTCGCTGAAGGTGAAATCAAGAAACAAATGGCTGGTTTCAAACGCTTAGGTGTTTCAGCTGATTGGGATCACCCATATATCACATATCAAAAAGAATTTGAAGAAGCTGAAGTTAAAGTCTTTGGTGAAATGGTCGACAAAGGTTACATCTACCGTGGTAAGAAGCCAGTTTATTGGTCACCATCTTCAGAATCAACTCTAGCCGAAGCTGAAGTTGAATATAAAGATATCAAGTCACCTTCAATTTTCGTAGCTTTCAAAGTACGTGATGGTAAAGGTGTCGTTGATGATGATGCATCATTTATTATTTGGACAACTACTCCTTGGACAATTCCATCAAACAAGGCTATCTGTGTGAACCCTAAGTTCATCTATGCTGAAGTTAATGCTGATGGTAAGAAATACGTTGTAGCTCAAGAGAGAATCCAATACGTTCAAGAAGAATTAGGTTGGGAAAACGTTGAAATCCTTAAGACATTCAAAGGTTCAGAATTGGAATATGTTACAGCAACGCATCCATTCTACGACCAAGAATCACTTTTGATCTTAGGTAATCACGTAACACTCGATGATGGTACTGGTTTAGTTCATACAGCTCCTGGATTTGGTGCCGATGACTTTGTTGTTGGTATGAAATACAAGTTGCCAGTCTTCTCACCAATCGATGCACAAGGTAAATTTACTGACGAAGTACCTGAATATCAAGGTATCTTTTACGATGATGCTAACAAGTTGATTACAGAACGTATGAAGAAAAATGGCTCACTTTTGAAGTTGAGTTTCTTTACTCACAGTTATCCACATGATTGGCGTACTAAGAAACCAGTTATTTTCCGTGCTACTCCACAATGGTTTGCTTCAATCGACAAGTTCAGACAACAAATTCTTGATGCTATCGATAAAATCGACTTCAAGCCAGCTTGGGGTAAAACTCGTCTCTACAACATGATTCGTGATCGTGGTGACTGGGTAATTTCAAGACAACGTGCTTGGGGTGTTCCATTACCAATTTTCTACGCTGAAAATGGTGACCCTATCATGACTAAGGAAACTGTCGATCACGTAGCTGAATTATTCGGTAAATATGGTTCTAACATTTGGTTTGAAAGAGATGCTAAGGATCTTCTTCCAGAAGGATATACTAATGCTGGTTCACCAAATGGTAAGTTTACTAAGGAAACAGATATCTTGGATGTTTGGTTCGACTCTGGAACAGTTCATGCTGGGGTAGCTAAGACTCGTGATAATCTAACTTTCCCAGCTGACTTGATTCTTGAAGGATCTGACCAATATCGTGGTTGGTTCAACTCAATGCTTGTAACATCAGTTGCTGCATTCGGTGAGGCCGGCTATAAGTCAATCCTTTCACAAGGTTTCACTTTGGATAAGAATGGCGTTAAGATGAGTAAATCACTCGGTAACGTTATTGCCCCTAGTGATATCGAAAGACAATTTGGTGCTGAAATTATCCGTCTATGGGTTGCTTCGGTTGACTCAAGTTCTGATGTTTCAGTTTCAGTTGACTCATTCAAGCAAGTTTCTGAAACTTATCGTAAGATTAGAAATACTATCAGATTCATGTTGGCTAATACAACTGACTTTGATCCTAAGACTAATGCTGTTAAATATGATGATCTTCGTCCAGAAGACAAGTACATCAAGGTTAAATTGAACAACTTAGTTAAAGAAGTTCTAAGTGACTATGACAAGTATGACTTTGCTGACGTGGCTAAGAATGTAGTCAGCTTCATAGTTAATGAAATGTCTACTTTCTACTTAGACTTTGCTAAGGACGTTGTTTATATCGATGCTGAGGATGCACATTCACGTCGTTCAATGCAAACAGTTATTTACGAAACAGTTGTTAAATTGGCTAAGTTATTGACACCAATCCTTCCACATACAATGGAACAAGTTTGGGAATATCTTAAAGAACCAGAAGAATTCGTTCAATTAGCTGAAATGCCAGCTGTTGAAGAAATTCCTGATGAAGCAGAAATTCAAAAGGATTGGCAAGTCTTCATGGACTTTAGAGATAACGTCTTGAAATCTCTTGAAGTTGCTCGTGCCAATAAGTTAATTGGTAAATCACTTGAAGCTAAAGTTACTGTACATCCAAGTGACGAACTAAAAGCTGTTCTCGATAAAATCGATAGCAACTTTGGTCAATTATTGATCGTTTCTCAATTTGAATTAGTTGATGCAACACCAGAAAATGCTGACAAGTATGAATTAGCTGACGTCTTAGTTCAAAAGGCTGAAGGCGAAGTTTGTCAAAGATGTCGTATGATTAAAACTGATGTTGGTAGTGACAGTAATTATCCAACATTCTGTGCTAGATGTGCTAAAATTGTTGCTGAAGAATATCCAGAAACAAAAGCTGAAGGCTTTGATGATTAG
- the ftsZ gene encoding cell division protein FtsZ encodes MEYTLDSSQNKGAVIKVIGVGGAGGNAVNRMVEADIKGVQFIAANTDVQALENSNAETKIQLGPKLTRGLGAGSNPEVGQKAAQESEEAIKEALEGADMIFVTAGMGGGTGTGAAPIVANIAKESGALTVGVVTRPFAFEGAKRSRFAADGITELKKDVDTLVLISNSKLLEIVDKKTPMNEAFSVADDVLRQGVQSISDLITSPGFVNLDFADVKTVMSDQGSALMGIGTANGENRITEATKKAISSPLLEVSIDGAKQVLLNITGGPDLSLFEAQDAAQIVSEQATSDVNIIFGTSIDDTLGDQVKVTVIATGVESGDKKKEPTRRPLHNPRATLDNNKKPEEQAQPKPQAKPSNDPLADWDINRDASKNNNVSSEKGDFEIFQKPETIDLSDDDDDSTPPIFKRRNKK; translated from the coding sequence ATGGAATATACTTTAGACTCAAGCCAAAACAAGGGAGCGGTAATTAAAGTTATCGGTGTCGGTGGTGCCGGCGGAAATGCTGTTAATCGAATGGTTGAAGCAGATATCAAAGGCGTCCAATTCATCGCTGCTAATACTGATGTTCAAGCTCTAGAAAATTCAAATGCTGAAACTAAAATTCAATTAGGACCTAAATTGACTAGAGGTTTAGGTGCTGGTTCAAATCCTGAGGTTGGACAAAAAGCTGCTCAGGAAAGTGAAGAGGCCATTAAAGAAGCTCTTGAAGGCGCAGATATGATTTTTGTCACTGCCGGAATGGGTGGTGGAACTGGTACTGGTGCCGCTCCTATCGTTGCTAACATTGCTAAAGAAAGTGGTGCTTTGACAGTTGGCGTTGTTACACGTCCATTTGCCTTTGAAGGTGCTAAGCGTTCACGTTTTGCAGCCGATGGAATTACTGAACTAAAGAAAGATGTTGATACATTAGTTTTAATTTCTAACAGTAAACTATTGGAAATTGTCGATAAGAAGACTCCAATGAATGAAGCTTTCAGTGTTGCTGATGACGTTTTGCGTCAAGGTGTTCAAAGCATTTCTGATTTGATCACATCACCTGGTTTCGTTAACTTGGACTTTGCCGATGTTAAGACAGTTATGTCTGATCAAGGTTCTGCTTTGATGGGTATCGGTACAGCTAACGGCGAAAACAGAATTACTGAAGCTACTAAGAAGGCTATTTCTTCACCATTACTTGAAGTTTCAATCGATGGTGCTAAACAAGTTCTTCTTAATATTACTGGTGGACCAGACTTGTCACTATTTGAAGCTCAAGATGCAGCGCAAATTGTTTCCGAACAAGCTACATCAGATGTTAATATAATCTTTGGTACTTCAATCGATGATACTTTAGGTGATCAAGTTAAGGTAACGGTTATTGCTACTGGTGTTGAAAGTGGCGATAAGAAGAAGGAACCAACTAGACGCCCATTGCACAATCCAAGAGCTACATTGGACAATAATAAGAAGCCTGAGGAGCAAGCACAACCCAAACCTCAAGCTAAACCATCTAATGATCCTTTAGCAGACTGGGATATTAATCGTGATGCTTCAAAGAACAATAACGTTTCTAGCGAAAAGGGAGACTTTGAAATTTTCCAAAAACCAGAAACAATTGATTTAAGCGATGACGATGATGATTCAACTCCTCCAATTTTTAAACGTCGTAACAAAAAATAA
- a CDS encoding YggT family protein: MDRIVSGLPFIISLAFELYEFIIFLYCIMSFIPSLYNSAFGSLIVRAVDPFLNLIRRFIPTSIGFLDFSPIVALILIRLLQKAIFLII, from the coding sequence ATGGATCGAATTGTAAGTGGACTGCCGTTCATTATTAGTCTGGCTTTCGAATTGTATGAATTTATAATTTTTTTGTATTGTATAATGTCTTTTATACCTTCACTATATAATTCAGCTTTTGGAAGTTTGATAGTTAGAGCAGTAGATCCATTCTTGAACTTAATTAGAAGGTTTATTCCTACTAGTATAGGTTTTCTAGATTTTTCTCCAATAGTTGCACTGATATTAATTCGATTATTGCAGAAAGCGATATTTTTAATAATTTAA
- a CDS encoding DivIVA domain-containing protein: protein MVLSPVEIQDKEFDSKFRGYDRDQVDSFLKQAAQDYNLALQKNAQLEKELKETSEQLKYFTDMKDALNQSILVAQEAAEKVKNESEQEAQIIVEESQKKARDLLNQSTEKSNQILQDASDRARQVTIETDNLKKSVNSFRQGLQGMLKQQLDMVDSPEWSKLNDSTSTDKLKQEVGDHSDADTSANYQNNQQKSSQDYENNQESVFNSDQMNYNDNYQDDQPDETYTINHQQNEPTFNFSDDKSGDDPKK, encoded by the coding sequence ATGGTATTGTCACCAGTAGAAATACAGGATAAAGAATTTGATAGTAAATTTCGAGGTTATGACCGCGACCAAGTTGATAGTTTCTTGAAACAAGCAGCTCAAGACTATAATTTAGCTCTCCAAAAAAATGCTCAATTAGAAAAAGAGCTCAAAGAGACTTCAGAACAGTTGAAATACTTTACTGATATGAAGGATGCTTTGAATCAGTCTATCTTGGTGGCTCAAGAGGCTGCTGAGAAGGTTAAAAATGAATCTGAACAAGAAGCCCAGATTATTGTTGAAGAGTCTCAGAAGAAGGCTCGGGACTTATTGAATCAATCAACTGAAAAATCCAATCAAATTTTACAGGATGCTTCTGATCGAGCACGTCAGGTAACGATTGAAACTGATAATCTTAAAAAGAGTGTCAATTCGTTCCGTCAAGGCTTGCAAGGTATGTTGAAACAACAATTGGATATGGTTGACAGTCCAGAATGGTCGAAACTCAATGACAGTACTTCTACTGACAAATTAAAACAAGAGGTTGGCGATCATTCAGACGCTGATACGAGTGCTAATTATCAAAATAATCAACAAAAATCTTCACAAGATTATGAAAATAATCAAGAATCAGTTTTCAATTCAGATCAAATGAACTATAATGACAATTATCAGGATGACCAACCAGACGAAACATATACGATTAATCATCAACAGAATGAACCAACGTTCAATTTCTCGGATGATAAATCGGGTGATGATCCTAAAAAATAA
- a CDS encoding NUDIX hydrolase yields MKKEDSRYYEEVVAKKQMFGGKIFDVNVEQVVLPNGIPDIREVVEHRGAVAIIPFTDDDKMIFVRQWRTPMGQETLEIPAGKIDADEGSDLKEVALREMDEELGLTTDNLEQITSFFSSPGYSNEKLTVFAARDLKKVEFKRPLDPDEFLNVESLTLDEAKEQIKTGDICDAKTIYAITYWELLKAKEK; encoded by the coding sequence ATGAAAAAAGAAGATTCAAGATATTATGAAGAAGTAGTAGCCAAAAAACAAATGTTTGGTGGCAAGATTTTTGATGTGAATGTAGAACAAGTGGTTTTGCCTAATGGTATTCCAGATATTCGTGAAGTTGTGGAACATCGCGGAGCTGTCGCAATCATTCCATTCACTGACGACGATAAGATGATTTTTGTTAGACAATGGCGTACACCTATGGGACAAGAAACTTTAGAAATCCCAGCAGGAAAAATTGATGCCGATGAAGGCAGTGACTTAAAAGAAGTTGCCTTGCGTGAGATGGATGAAGAATTAGGTTTGACGACTGATAATCTAGAACAAATTACTTCATTCTTTTCTAGTCCTGGTTACTCAAACGAAAAATTAACTGTCTTTGCAGCTAGAGATCTCAAAAAGGTAGAATTTAAACGTCCACTTGACCCAGATGAATTTTTGAATGTAGAGAGTTTAACTTTAGATGAGGCTAAAGAACAGATTAAAACTGGTGACATTTGTGATGCCAAAACTATTTATGCCATTACTTATTGGGAATT
- a CDS encoding cell division protein SepF, producing the protein MAFEKLGSFFGINDEDDFDEKKPEAAEPKQENYANNEKVVSMSTASEARTKANSKIAIYQPRVYSDAKVIAKQLLNNKAVIVNFTNVNDQQSKRIVDFLTGAIYAINGEIKRVGDKIFLCTPPKFEIDGSIPDINE; encoded by the coding sequence ATGGCATTTGAAAAATTAGGCAGTTTTTTTGGTATTAATGATGAAGATGACTTCGACGAAAAGAAGCCAGAAGCAGCAGAACCAAAGCAAGAAAACTACGCAAATAACGAAAAGGTAGTATCTATGAGTACAGCTAGTGAAGCTCGAACTAAGGCCAACAGTAAAATTGCTATTTACCAACCTAGGGTTTACTCAGATGCGAAAGTTATCGCTAAACAACTTTTGAATAATAAAGCGGTGATCGTTAATTTTACCAATGTCAATGATCAACAATCAAAGCGGATCGTGGACTTTTTGACTGGGGCTATTTATGCCATCAATGGTGAAATCAAGCGTGTTGGCGATAAGATTTTTCTTTGCACACCACCTAAGTTTGAAATCGACGGAAGCATACCAGATATAAACGAATAA
- a CDS encoding cold-shock protein: protein MFTGKIVRFNNNRGFGFINNGEEDIFFFADSVLNRDDYFIKDGLEVSFEIAPGYKGPQAVNVNIKDEESAD, encoded by the coding sequence ATGTTCACAGGAAAAATTGTAAGATTTAATAATAACCGTGGTTTTGGCTTTATAAATAATGGTGAGGAAGATATCTTTTTCTTTGCGGACTCAGTTCTCAATCGTGATGACTATTTCATCAAGGACGGACTAGAAGTTAGCTTTGAAATTGCGCCAGGTTATAAAGGTCCACAAGCGGTAAATGTTAATATCAAAGATGAAGAAAGCGCTGATTAG